A stretch of DNA from Raphanus sativus cultivar WK10039 unplaced genomic scaffold, ASM80110v3 Scaffold5356, whole genome shotgun sequence:
cccgcaaccgcccgcaaccgcaaacgctagctggaaccagcttttgattttaagaggttcggagcggtttgaagcgatttgtagcggtttgaagcgatttgtagcgttttctgtgattgtttcgaaatgccaacaaccgctatgaaccgcaaaagctgtgtttgcgggtggtagcgggaaaaccagtcgcCCCTAAGTCACACATATGTGTGTGTATCTCTGCATgtgagtgtgtgtgtgtatataataCCTCTTCGCGGAGGCGAGCATTTTCAATCCTGAGATGCTGTTCATCGAAAGACATTTCTCCAATAGCAGCTGGACCGCCACAGTTAGGGCATGTAGCATTGCTTAGAGCCTCCTTGTATCTATTGTTCTCTGCTCTGAGCTTGTCATTGTCCGACTTAAGAATTTGGTTATCATGCCTCTCATGTTGTGCCTACatattttacacaaaaatatattgtgAGAAATATAACTTCCCTTAATCGTTCATTGATATGAAAATgcttaagtatatatataataaaatatatatataaatatataaatatacatgaaaaatagttaacaatatatatttttacgttAATGGTTACATATACCTTCATTTGTGTGCGTTTGTTTTGGAACCAAAACTTGATTTGAAGAGGCTCTAAACCGAGATCGCGGCTCAACTCTTTGCGTTGCTTATCATCTGGATGAGGGCATTCTTTAAAGAACCTGTAAAATCCGAATAAAAATGGAACTTTGAAATGTTTTCAGTCTATTATTATATATGAGCTACAGAGCTTGAGTGTTGTTTCTTACGATTCGAGTTCTTGGATTTGACGCTGCGTGTGGCGATGGTAACGCTTCTTTTTGTTGGGACGTTGGTTAGGATCTTGAAGCTCTTCACCGGAAGGATTCTCGTTGGTAACTTCGGTGCCTGACTTGGTCTCGAAATCATCTTCACGGCTTCCGGTGATTCCAAAGTCGTTGTCTGAGGTACTCTTTGTGGTCATGTCGAACATATGATGGCCTTCAAACATGTTTGGATGATACATTGTGATGATGATTTGATTCTGATCACTCAGTCAGATACTAGTCACAAACTGAAGTTTTTGTTGTGAACTTTTGGTTCCTTCAAATCTTCTAGGCTGTGATCATAATGGTTTCTTGATATGATTTTTTACTCCAAGTATATCTTCCACTGCCCAAAATCAAAATAGTCAAAGATTGTATTCGAAATTGTCACGTTTATCAAAATGGAatgaagaaaaaagagaagaagatcacATTAACGAAATGCAAGAAAATAAGGATGTTAAGGGAAAGTAATTTTGAAGTGTTATGAAACTGTAACTAGCTTTAATATTGTATAGTGTTGCCATTTTCACAAGTAAACGTTAATCCAACGATAAAATATGGGGGTTCCTCCCTGTtttgttacatatatattacatacACTTTCTAGAAAAAGCACTTATAAATATGAAATGTCGCcgtcaaaaaaaatatgaaatgtcTTATCTTATATTACATAACATGCAAAGATAAACTATGAGCACTATCTTAATAGTATATAAACTagacataaataaaataaagaaacatttagataattataaatatagcTAGATCCAGAAAAGTGattctaacaaaaaaaactagGGAGAAAAGATGACATCTTTCTCTTCAATCTAGATCGAGATGAATAGTAATATTCCACAAAACTAAGCCACAACCATAACCGCATACGTCTATGCATATATGTGCATGTATATAGACAAGTATATAACAGtgcttttctcaaaaaaaaaaaggtatataACAGTGCATATATGTGCGAGTGTAGCTATCTCCGAGTGTGTGtgcaaataaacaaacaaaagaaaaccaatCATTGAATGTCACAAGACTTATCAAAACTTCAGATCTACCGGACAGATCTGACGGTgaaggaagaaaagaaagagagctACGTTCTATAAGAAACCCTAATTGGGGTAAGGTCAAAAATGAAAACAAGAACACTTGCATAACTTAAAATACTTACTTCAATCTGAAACTCTGATTTCTTTGGAAATTTTTGAACCCTATAAAGACAGATTGCCTtgtagttcttttttttcttcttccttttggttGGTGGAAGTTTTGGGTTCGAGTTAAATGAGTTTCTCTCTCAAAAGCTAGTAAgaaaggggagagagagagagaaagagagtacAAGTTTCTAATCTCTCAAATGAACTTATTAAAGAATTAAATTGACCTTGGTCTTTGTGCAATAAAAGGAACCGTTTTCagtaaaaatactaaaactaaTAAGATAGGCTAAACTTAATTTGGTGTAGAGAGATACAGATCTAGGGTTCTATAATTAAATACTTTATATAGTGTGTATAGGGGTTAATTAAAGCGTTGACAATAAGTCAATGGTCTTTTTGGTTACACAACCACCAAGTAAATTTCGTCAAACCCCTTTTGAATTTCTAACTCCAAGAAATATTTTAGTAATCTCCAAGAAAGGTTTTAGTAACGCTTTCTTAACTAGATCATAAGTCTTCGCAAAAAGACACTAATGCACTAAAACTATACCAAAATAATCTAAACATAAACACAGGAATAGAGAAATCTAGATCTTGAGAAgccaaaatttataattaaaaaaaaatgaaagctcTAAAGCCTTGTACTCTTCTCAGACAACATGCAACACATAGCTTGGGAATACATGTTGACAAATGAGCATAGGGATACATATATGCGtgcataaaatatatatacatatatatatatatatatagagagagagagagagagatcttacTTCTAAAGGCATAAGGAAACCCTAATTCACAATGATCTTTGGTTTATGGCAAATTTTCTTGAGGAGGATAACAAAGATCAGGGATGATGGCAGGAGAACAAAAAATGGAGTTTTTGCTAGGGTAGGGCTAACCGACCGGCACCAGAAACCCGGATTTTTCTTGGATAATCTTAAACCGAGGGAGAGCTAACTAGTACAATGGAAtttgtggaagaagaagaaagagaagaagaagaagacaagggagGAAGAAAGGGAATAGGTGGatttggaagaagaaaaaggagtTATTGCTGAGCGCATAGAGAGGGTGCAATGCATTTATGATTATCTAAAGCTCCATAAATGCTCTTGTGGGGCTGTATACATATAGAGGAGAGTTTCAGTTCATATAAGGTAAAAGACAAACTTTAAAAGTTACTGTTTTTCTTTCACCTCCTGGTTTCTCAGTTCTCATAAGAAACCATCAGCTTTGAAAAGTAATTAtttatgttacatataaatgGGTTTCTTTGGCTTCCATACTAATTAATGTGTAAATGATCTATTACCAACCCATTCTCTAACCCCTGTACCAACAACAAAGCATCAGTTAGGTTtacaaatgtttatttttttgtcaatgcGTGGTTTTATGTTCTCAAACTAGATTTTAAGTTTATACTATATTAATTAAGTACTTTAATATTGTATGTGTGAGTG
This window harbors:
- the LOC130507720 gene encoding homeobox-leucine zipper protein PROTODERMAL FACTOR 2-like (The sequence of the model RefSeq protein was modified relative to this genomic sequence to represent the inferred CDS: added 395 bases not found in genome assembly); protein product: MYHPNMFEGHHMFDMTTKSTSDNDFGITGSREDDFETKSGTEVTNENPSGEELQDPNQRPNKKKRYHRHTQRQIQELESFFKECPHPDDKQRKELSRDLGLEPLQIKFWFQNKRTQMKAQHERHDNQILKSDNDKLRAENNRYKEALSNATCPNCGGPAAIGEMSFDEQHLRIENARLREEIDRISAIAAKYVGKPVGSSFAPLAIHGPSRSLELEVGNFGNQTGFVGDMYGTGDILRSVSIPSDTDKPMIVELAVAAMEELVRMAQSGDPLWVSTGNSMELLNEEEYFRTFPRGIGPKQLGLRTEASRESAV